The following proteins are co-located in the Cardiocondyla obscurior isolate alpha-2009 linkage group LG12, Cobs3.1, whole genome shotgun sequence genome:
- the LOC139107386 gene encoding mitochondrial import inner membrane translocase subunit Tim13, with protein sequence MDSLAAGNLTGSQRDELMQQVKQQIAVANAQELLTKMTEKCFKKCIGKPGTSLDSSEQKCIAMCMDRYMDSFNLVSKTYSERLQRERNRI encoded by the exons atggACTCGTTGGCGGCGGGAAACTTGACGGGCTCGCAGCGGGACGAGCTGATGCAGCAAGTAAAGCAACAAATCGCGGTCGCTAATGCTCAGGAACTACTCACG AAAATGACGGAAAAATGCTTCAAAAAGTGCATAGGCAAGCCGGGCACTTCGTTGGACAGCTCGGAACAG AAATGTATAGCGATGTGCATGGACCGATACATGGACTCATTTAATCTCGTATCGAAAACGTATAGCGAACGGCTTCAAAGAGAacgtaacagaatttaa